In one Nostoc sp. KVJ3 genomic region, the following are encoded:
- a CDS encoding TetR/AcrR family transcriptional regulator — protein sequence MARIPRITNQQILEAARQVFLQQGFGASTLEIAQQAGISEASIFKRFSTKEELFFAAMGIPEKPLWVSELESLSCKGNLKENLINICLQIMEFYSEVLPQIVMLRSRGNAFPELGGKEPGPIRDFKALKAFLEDEINQNRLRPCDPHTVAHILLGSLMNYVFLEQISSQVRIATANLPIETYLNSQDRATEVSAFIQSLVDIIWPGISPIQD from the coding sequence ATGGCTCGTATACCCAGAATCACCAATCAACAAATCTTAGAAGCGGCTCGTCAAGTTTTCCTGCAACAAGGATTTGGTGCTTCAACCTTAGAGATTGCTCAACAGGCAGGTATTTCTGAAGCTTCAATTTTCAAGCGATTTTCAACCAAGGAAGAATTATTTTTTGCAGCAATGGGAATTCCAGAAAAACCCCTGTGGGTGAGCGAGTTGGAATCTCTTAGTTGCAAAGGCAATCTCAAAGAAAACCTCATTAATATTTGCCTCCAGATTATGGAATTTTATAGCGAGGTGCTGCCTCAGATCGTGATGCTGCGATCGCGTGGTAATGCGTTTCCAGAACTTGGAGGGAAAGAACCAGGGCCCATACGAGATTTCAAAGCACTGAAGGCTTTCCTAGAGGATGAAATAAACCAAAATCGGCTTCGCCCTTGCGATCCCCATACAGTGGCTCATATTTTACTAGGGTCGCTAATGAACTACGTTTTCTTAGAGCAAATTTCGTCTCAAGTCAGGATAGCAACTGCTAATTTACCAATAGAAACTTACTTAAATTCTCAAGATCGAGCTACAGAAGTATCAGCATTTATCCAGAGTCTTGTAGATATTATTTGGCCAGGAATTTCACCAATTCAGGATTAA